TCGGTATCGAGCCTATTATGAAAAGGCTAAATATGCGTATGAACTAGCTGAAAGAATCGCTAAAAGCAATCATGATGTGCTCTATATGACAAAGGCACAGGCTGGATTAGCGCACATTTATCTTGATACAATCCAACCTGCATTAGCAGAACCCTATTTAAAGCGTGCCTTACAATTGGCTCCGGAAGCTGCGTTAAGTGAGGAAGCGCTTTTAGAATTGCAACGTCAGTATGCAGAGAATCTAGTGAATTTAGGAAAGGCAAAAAAGGCTCAACAATTTATAGATGAAGTCAAGTTAAATGAAGCTGTGTTGCATAGGGCAAATGTAGATGTGCGGATTTTATTACGAACGGGTCAACTAGTTGAAGCAAAGAATCTTTTAATTGAAAGATTGGAAATGCCTCCGCAATTAGTAGTTACACATAGGGAAAGTGAACTTTTGGCATCCTTTGTTTTTTCTCTATTAGGTCAAGGTAAAGAAGCGTGGTATACCGCTCAGCATGGCATTCGAAGAGGCGTCCGTGAAAAGTCTATTTTTATTGAGGCAGTAGGCTACAATCGAAAAGCGCATGCCTTGCTATTATTGGATTTTCCGAATTATGCTGGAGCTTGTGAAGCCTATGAGAAGGCGATTACGTTAATGAATACCATTAATATTTCGCGTGTAAAGGCGGAACCTTATATGGGACTTGCCATTGCCAAACATGCACTAGGGGATAACGTTGCTGCCAGAAAATATTTAGCTTTAGGTTTGCAGGAAACGGAGCAAGTACAAGATGCTTGGATGACAGCCCTTATTTTACTTGCTGAAGTGAAGGTAATGATTTCATGTCAGGAGTGGCAAGAAGCCAAACAAATATTAGTGAAGGCACATAAGCTATTTCTTGATTGTGGGGATCAATATGGGGAGATGCATGTTTTTTTCTATCAATCTGTTATTGCCTTGCAAGAGAAAAACGCCAATCTATTTTGTCAATGTTTTCAGCACTTTGCTAGTACTTGTAATGCTAATGGCTATCATTATTTTTTTCAAAGAAAGTCGATTCTTGGCCCAGCGAATTTAATGATTTTTTATGAGCTTTTGCAGTATAGTGAACACTGTGGGCTAGACAATGCCGCAATTCAAACATTGCGAAATGATTTTCAAATGGAAGGCAATATCGTGTATCCTCCAGATGACATACAAGTGAATTTATTTGGTAGTTTAAATTTAATCAGAAATCATCGGAAACTGGGAGATAAAGAATGGCAACGTGAAAAATCGAAGGAGCTCTTTGTTTATTTGTATTGTCATCGCCAACGGTATACGCCTAAAGAGGAAATTGCGCATGCGTTATGGCCAGAACGTTCTGTGGAGACAGTAGATCGTGATTTTAAAGTTGTTTTAAATACTTTGTTAAAAGTGCTAGAACCAAGGCGGAATGCCCGTCAGGATAGCTTTTTTATTCATCGGAAAAACAATATGTATCAGCTACAGCATATTCAGTTTTTGCATATTGATGTCGAACGATTTTATTATTATTATACGTTAGGGATGGAGGAGTTTGACCCTCATTTTTCGGATGAGTGGCTACAACTAGCTGCGGATAGTTATACAGATGTTCTATATGCAGAAAAAAAGCAAATTGATTGGTTGACGCAAGACCGTGATAAGTTACAGACTTTATATATTGAAGTACTTGAACGATTAGCCCAAAATGCTACGCGCCAACATCATTTTAAACAAGCCATTTTTTATGCGGAGAAAATGATTCAAGAAGATATACTTTGGGAAGAAGGGTATCGTCTTTTAATGTATAGTTATTATCAATTGAATAACCGCTCACAGGCATTAAAATGGTATGAAAGATGTGTACAACAATTACAAACAGAGCTCAAAACCACACCGATGGAATCAACAATGGCTGTGTATGATTTAATAATGGGCTAGCACGTAGAGCTAAAACTGTTAATGTTTATTAAACCATTTCGTATTATACGTTGAATTATTGGAGGAGCCCAAATGCCATTTTGTCAAGTAACGAATGCAACTATTTATTATGAAGAGATAGGTGTAGGACAACCTATTATTATGCTACACGGATTTACTCCCGATCATAGACTGATGAAGGGATGTATGGAGCCGATTTTTACGCAACGAGAGGGCTGGAAACGTATTTATCTTGATTTACCAGGTATGGGTAAAACAAAAGATTATGAACACATCCATAATACAGATGATATGTTAGAAGCAGTAGTAGAATTTATCCAGACAGTTTTGCCGAGTCAATCTTTTGTTATAGCGGGTGAATCTTACGGAGGGTATTTAACAAGAGGGATTCTGCAGAAACTTGAAAATCGTATTTTAGGTGTTGCCTTTGTTTGCCCTATGATTGTTCCCGAAAAACAAGATCGCATTGTGCCAGCACATACGATTGTTGCAACTGATCAACCTTTTTTAGCCACATTGACGAAACAAGAAGTAGAGGATTTCAGCACCCATCAAGTGGTCTTAGATGCATATAACTGGCATCGATATACGAATGAAGTATTAGTTGGCTGTCAACTGGCGGATGAAAACTTTCTTGAAAAAATTCTGCAAAACTATGGGTTTTCCTTTGCTTTAAAGGACATTCTTTTCCAACAACCGAGTCTGTTTTTAATAGGCAAGCAAGATTCGGTCGTCGGCTATCAAGATGCCCTTCACTTGCTTAAATTTTTCCCAAGAGCAACATTTTCCATCTTAGATAGAGCAGGGCATAATCTCCAAATAGAACAATCTCATCTTTTTCATGTGCTTATTAGCGAATGGTTAGATCGAGTAGAAGAAACGAATAGCTCTTTTTTCTTGTAGCGCAAGTACTAGTATAAAAGAGGGGAATGTATAGACATTACTTGAATGAGTTTGGTCATGAGCCAAACTCATTTTTTATTTTCTTTAAATTAATATCCCAAATTTGTAACTGATTTGTAACTGGACTTTTATATAGTAAATGCATGGCGAAGAAAGCGCTTTCTAAAAATGAAAGGGGTTTTTGGATGAAAAAGTATTGGTTATTGTTACTGTTGGCCGTTTTGACTTTGTTGATAGTAGCTTGTAATGGGGAAGGAGCACAAGAAAGTTCCACTGACAGTACTGCTTCAAAGGAAGCGGAAGGTACAGAAGAAGGCGGCACGATTAAAATCGGAGTACTGGCGTCATTGACAGGTGCTTTAGAATCGTACGGAAAGCAAACACAGCGTGGGTTTGACTTAGGTATCGAATATGCAACAAACGGTAGCATGGAGGTAAACGGTAAAAAAATAGAAATTGTCTATGAAGATACAGAAACGAAACCGGAAGTAGCTGTACAAAAGGCTACCAAACTGCTAGAAGATGATAAAGTCGATTTTTTAGTTGGTTCATCTAGCTCTGGTGATACGCTCGCTGTCCTGCCATTAGCAGAGGAATACGAAAAAATTATGGTCGTTGAACCAGCAGTAGCTGATAGTATTACTGGTGCAGAATTTAATGACTATATATTCCGTACAGGGCGAAACTCCTCACAAGATGCATATGCTGCAGCGGCTGCAATCGCTAACAAGGGCGTTAAAATTGCGACGTTTGCTCCTGATTACTCATTCGGCTGGGATGGGGTAAAAGCATTTAAAACAGCGGCGGAAAAACTAGGCGCAAAAATTGTTTTAGAAGAATATGCCGATCCAGCAGCAACGGATTTTACGTCTAATTTGCAAAAAGTGATTGATGCCAAGCCGGATTATTTATTTGTTGTGTGGGCTGGGGCTAACTCGCCTTGGAATCAAATTGCCGATCTTAAAATCCAAGAGAAAGGCATTAAAATTTCTACAGGCGCACCAGATATTATTGCCCTAAAGTTTATGAATCCGCTAATAGGAATGGAAGGGTTCTCGGTTTACTATCATACGTTGCCACAAAATGATGTGAATCAATGGTTAGTTGAAGAGCACCAAAAACGCTTTGATGAAGTGCCAGATTTATTTACACCTGGTGGGATGTCTGCCGCGATTTCGATTGTAGAAGCGTTGAAAAAATCGCAAGGGGACGCGGACGGAAAGAAACTAATTGGCATTATGGAAGGAATGTCATTTGAAACGCCAAAAGGCACAATGACTTTCCGAAAAGAAGATCATCAAGCGTTACAGTCGATGTATTCGATTCGTTTAGAACAACAAGAGGGTGTTGACTATCCAGTGCCCGTGCTAATTCGTGAGCTTAGTCCTGAGGAAACGGCACCACCTATTTCGAATTAGACGATCCTCACTTTACTTGGAGAGACAGAAAAACAATGTCATTCTGTCTCTCTTCATCTCTTCTTTGGAAGAGCAGGTGAAGAGCAATAGAAACATTGGAAAGGAGATTAATATGGAGCCTATTTTGCGAACAGAAAATTTAACGATTCGATTTGGTGGTCATATTGCGGTCGATCATGTGAACTTTACAATGCCAGAAAAACATTTGAAATCCATTATAGGTCCGAATGGGGCAGGCAAAACGACATTCTTTAATCTAATTAGTGGAGAGTTAAAACCCACTGCTGGTGATGTGTATTTTAAAGGACAGTCGCTTGCGCAAGCATCTTCGGTTGAAAGAACACGTATGGGGCTAGGCCGTTCATTTCAAATTACAAATGTTTTTCCAAATTTAACAGTGTTAGAAAATGTACGACTAGCTGTGCAATCTAAAGAAAAAATACGTTATCAAATGTTTCGTCATTTTAAAAGTTATCAAGCAATTACAGAAAAAGCGGAAGAGCTATTGACGCTTGTTTTACTCCATAACAAAAGAGATGCGTTGACAACGATGCTGTCGCATGGGGAAAAACGTAAATTAGAAATTGCGATGTTGCTTGCACTGGATACGGAAATTTTACTGCTAGATGAGCCTACTGCCGGTATGTCATTAGAAGAAGTACCCGCTATTTTAGAAGTAATTCGAACAATTAAAAATAAAGGGGATAAAACCATTTTGTTAATTGAACACAAGATGGATATGATTTTGGATTTGTCTGATTCCATTATGGTGTTATTTAATGGTCAGCTTCTTGCCGATGGAACGCCAGATGCCATTATGCAAAATGAAACTGTACAAAATGCATATTTAGGAGGTCTGTATGATGAACACCTTACTGAAATTACATGATGTTCATACGCATATTGGACAATACCATATTTTGCAAGGTGTGAATTTTGAGGCGATGGAAGGGCAGGTCAGTGTTCTACTAGGGAGAAATGGCGCGGGGAAAACAACCACATTAAAAACGATTATGGGTTTGACACCCGCTTCACAAGGCGATGTTCAATTTCAAATGCAATCGATAAAAAAAAGCCCAACCCACAAAGTGGCGAAATTAGGTATTGGCTATGTACCCGAAAACCAAGGAATTTTTTCCGATTTAACGGTAGAAGAAAATATGAAAGTGGCGATGCGCGAAGAGAATACGGCAGCTATGGAGCGACAGCAGTATGTACTAGAGCTTTTTCCAGATTTAAAGAAATTTTGGAAAAAGGCTGGTGGTCATCTTTCTGGTGGTCAAAAGCAAATGCTATCAATGGCAAGAGCATTTATCAATGATAGTCAATTGATTTTGATTGACGAGCCTTCTAAAGGGCTTGCGCCAATTGTTGTGGAGAAAGTGATGGAAGCCATTGTTGAAATGAAGAAGCAAACGTCCATTGTCCTTGTGGAGCAAAACTTTATGATGGCCAGTCGAATTGGCGATACGTATACATTAATTGATGATGGTAAAACAGTACATTCAGGGAACATGAAAGAGCTTATCCAAAATGAAGAGTTGAAACGTAAATATCTTGGTATCGGATAAAGGAGGTGTGTTTCGTTGGAACTAATCGTAAATTTGGTTATTAACGGGCTGGCTACAGGTATGTTAATCTTTTTGCTTGCAGCAGGGCTGACACTAATTTTTGGGCTAATGGATGTTTTGAATTTTGCACATGGCGGATTATTTGTCTGGGGTGCCTATGCAGGGATATTTACGTATATGTACACAGAAAGTTTCTTAATTGGCATTATTGGAGCGATTGTTGCAGGTGCCGTTTTAGGTTTATTAACAGAAAAGTTTATTATTACACCAGTATATGGTAATCATATTCAACAAATATTAATCACTTTAGGGTTAATGCTTGTATTACAAGAAATGATTAAGGTCGTGTTCGGCCCAAATGGTGTGTCCGTGAAAACACCCAGCTATTTAGCAGGAAGTTGGGAATTTGGAGATGTCATTATAATTAAATATCGTTTATTTATTATTGTAGTAGGTTTTGTAATTTTCGGGATTTTCCAATACATGCTGAAGCGAACAAAGATTGGGCTAATCGTACGAGCGGGTGTACAGGATAAAGAAATGGCGCAAGCACTCGGTATTCATATTAAACAAGTATTCTTATATGTCTTTATGGTAGGTGCTGCTTTAGCCGCCTTGAGCGGTATGTTAATGGCACCATATTCGGGTGTTATTTATGCCGAGATGGGGATGGAATATGCAATATTAGGTTTTATTGTTGTTGTGATAGGTGGCATGGGAAGTTTTTCAGGCTCGCTGCTTGCTGCAATTTTAGTAGGGCTTGCTGGTAGCTTTATGGCCTATTATGTGCCGGTGTTATCACTTGCTGTCAATATGATCCTTATGGCCATCGTGTTAATTTTCCGACCACAAGGCTTATTTACAATCGGAAAGGAGCGATCGACATGATGAAAAAGCTGACGTGGAAGCATCTTAGTTTTGTTCTTATGTTAGCGATTCTCGTACTTCTGCCATTCGTCAATGATTCAAGGACATTGATTATCTTATTAACGCAAATTTTTATCTTTGGTATTTTAGCAATGAGCTATGATATTTTGCTTGGTTATACAGGGATAGTATCGTTTGGGCACGCCATGTTCTTTGGAATAGGTGCTTATACAACAGCGGTTATGCTGAAGCAAGTTGATACGACACTTTCTATCTTTTTATTATCCATAGTTGTAGGGATGTTTTTAGCAGGTATTGTTAGTTTTATTGTTGGATTACTGACTTTGCGTTTAAAAAGTCACTTTTTTGCGATGCTTACACTCGCTTTTTCTGGATTGTTTTTAGTTGTTGCTGAAAAATGGCGTTCCATTACATATGGCAATGACGGATTTACATTTAGAGCACCCGAGATGTTTAAAGATCGTATTACATTCTATTTCTTTGTACTCGCGTGTTTAGTAGTAGTTTTTATTGCGCTTTATCGCTTTGTTCAGTCACCAACCGGACGTATTTTAATTGCGGTGCGCGAAAATGAGCAAAGAACAAAATCATTAGGATTTCAGACCCTACATTATAAAGTAATCGCATCAATTGTAGCTGGAACGGTAGCAAGCTTAGCGGGTTCACTTTATGCGCTGTCATTACGATTTGTTAATACAAGTGTTATGACGATGGACATCACGCTAGATGCATTATTAATGACGATTATTGGAGGCGTCGGTACATTAGCAGGACCATTGCTTGGTGCTGCCGTGATTGAGTATGCACAACATACACTGTCAGGCATGGCGAGAGATTATCCCATATTTGAACGTTGGATTATTTTCTTTGGTATTCTCTATATTTTAGCCGTCATCTTTTTCCCAAAAGGGATTATAGGCTCTATCCGTTTTATGATTTGGAATTGGAGAAGGAGGCTTAAAGCAAAAAGGAAAACATCATCTGCCCTGTCACATGAAAAGGAGAGGTTTGAATGACTGTAGGTATTGTCAGTACAGGAATCTATATGCCACAAAGGAAAATGACCGCAACCGAAATTGCAGCGCGTTCGATGATTCCTGAGCACATTATTCGACACAAATTGGGTATACACGAAAAACCAATACCTGATGAACAGGATCATACGGTGCAAATGGGCATTTGGGCTGCACAAGAAGCTATACAAAAAGCAGGGATTGAACCTAAAACAATTGATGTCGTGATGTATATAGGGGAAGAACATAAGGAATATCCACTTTGGACGGCTTCCATCAAAATGCAAGAAGAGCTTGGTGCCGTCAATGCGTGGGCATTCGATGTGCAATTACGCTGTGGGACGACGATCATGGCACTAAAGTTAGCGAAAAGCTTAATGGAATCTGATGACAGCATTCACACCGTGTTACTTGCAGGAGGATATCGAAATGTTGATTTTATCGATTATCGCAATCCGAGAACACGCTTTATGTATAATTTGGGCGCAGGTGGGGGTGCTATTGTTTTACAAAAAAATTACAACCGCAACCATTTATTAGAGGCGGATATTATGACAGATGGTTCTTTTTCGGAGGATGTCGTTATCCCCGTTGGAGGCACTAAAAAGCCTTTGACACCAGAAGATTTAGCGAATAATTTGTACCAATTAGATGTTTTAGATCCAGTCGGTATGAAAGAACGGCTTGAGCAAAAATCTTTAAATAATTTTTTAAAGGTCATTCGTACATCTTTAGCGAAAAGTGGATTAAGAGAAGAACATATTAGTTATCTCGCCATGCTTCATATGAAGCGGTCTGCGCATGCATATATCCTATCAGAACTTGGTTTGAAAGAGAAACAATCCATTTATCTTCAAGACTATGGTCATATTGGACAAATTGATCAAATATTATCATTACAGCTTGCGTTAGAGCAAAAGCGTATTGTGGATGGGGACATTATCACGCTTGTCAGTGCGGGTATCGGCTATGTATGGGGAGCTATAACAATTCGCTGGGGATAGGGAGGAAGCACAATGTTACAAACGGTTCAACTAAAAAATGGGGAAACGATGGCTTATCGTATGCGGGATGGAGGAAACCAAACGTTATTATGTATTCATGGTAATATGACCTCTTCCAAACATTGGGATGTGCTGTTGGAAGCTTTAGATCCAAACTACACGATTTATGCTATTGATTTAAGAGGTTTTGGAGGTTCATCTTATCATCAACCTATTCGCGCTATTCAAGATTTTAGTGATGATGTCAAACTATTTGTCGATGCCATTGAATTAAAACATTTTGACATGATTGGCTGGTCCACAGGCGGAGCAGTATGCATGCAGTTTGTTGCAAATTATCCAGGTTATTGTCAACGGCTGATTTTATTGGCGTCCGCTTCGACAAGGGGGTATCCATTTTATAGTGACTTCGGTACGGGCAATCCAGCCGCATTCAAAAGAGCTGCCACGTATCAAGAAGTACTGATGGATACGTCGAAAACAAAGACTGTACAAGGTTTCTACGATACAAAAAATAGCCAAGGCTTAAAGTCGATTTGGGATACAATCATTTATACCCATCGTCAGCCCGACCCTGAACACTATGATGCCTATGTAGCCGATATGCTCACACAAAGAAATTTAGCCGAAGTTTACCACGCGTTAAATACTTTTAATTTAAGTGCAGTAGATAACGAAGTTGCGAAAGGGACGAATGAAGTACAACAACTAAACATTCCGATTTTAGTGTTAAGAGGAGACCGTGACTTAGTGATTACCGAGCAAATGAATGAGGAAACAATGTGCGATTTAGCAAAGCATGCACAATTTGTTAGTTTAAAAAATTGTGGGCATTCTCCTCTAATCGATGATTTACAACAACTGCTATTTGAAATTGAAACATTTTTACAATTTGGAGGGAAAATCAATGCGCTTAAGCAATAAAGTAGCCATTATTACAGGTGCGGCAAACGGGATAGGATTTGCTGCAGCAGAACGATTCATAGAAGAAGGAGCCGTTGTATATCTTGCGGATTTTGATGACAACGCAGGGAAAATGGCAGCCAATCAACTAGGTGAAAAAGCTATATTCGTGCAGGTTAATGTAGCAGATAGAGAGAGTGTGAAAAAGCTTGTGACAACTGTGATCGAGCAAGCTGGTCGCATTGATATTTTAGTAAATAATGCAGGAATAACACGCGATGCCATGTTGTCAAAAATGACAGAGGACCAATTTCAGCAAGTACTTGATGTCAACTTGTCAGGGGTTTTCCACTGTACGCAAGAGGTTAGCGTTCATATGATAGCTGCTGGATACGGAAAAATAATTAATACCTCCTCGGTCAGTGGTGTTTATGGAAATGTAGGACAAACAAATTATGCTGCTTCAAAAGCTGCGATTGTAGGTATGACGAAAACATGGGCAAAAGAGTTAGGGCGTAAAGGCATCAATGTGAATGCGGTGGCACCTGGATTTACAGAAACTGAAATGGTCAAAAAGATGCCCGAAACGGTACTAGAAAAAATGCGTGCAATCGTGCCGCTTCAACGATTAGGTACACCTAGGGATATTGCTAATGCTTATTTATTTTTAGCATCTGAAGAGGCTTCCTATGTCCATGGTCATACACTCCATGTGGATGGCGCGATTATGATGTGATAAAGGAGGAGTTCAAGATGTTTGCAGAGCAAGCTTGGATTTTAAATCGTGCATCTTTAACACCGAATCGGCTAGCATTAGTGAACTTAGAAACAAACGAACAATGGACTTATCGGCAATTAACACTTGAAATCGCCAAATGGAGCCATTTTTTTGAAAATCAAGGATTACAGGCAGGTAGCCGAGTAGCGGTTTTTTCTCGAAATAATAGTCACTTATTTGCTATATTATTTGCTTGTGGATTACGAGGGCTGATTTATGTTCCTTTAAACTGGCGCTTAAGTACAGAGGAGTTAAATGACATTGTTGCGGATGCTACCCCTTCTTTACTTTTATATGATCAAGGAATACCCTGCCCTTTACAACTAGCAACGATGCACCCTATTCAACAAGTTCTGCCGTCAGCGACTATTGCTAGCTCGATAGAACTGGATTTAAATGAACCTTGGCTAATGATTTACACAGGTGGCACAACTGGCAAAGCAAAGGGGGTAGTGTTGTCTTTCAATTCTGTAAATTGGAATGCAATTAATACAATTATTAGTTGGGGGTTATGTGAAGATGATTGTACGTTAAACTATATGCCCATGTTTCATACGGGTGGGCTTAACGCACTATCCATTCCATTGTTAATGGCGGGGGGGACCGTTGTTATCGGTGATAAGTTTGAAGCGGAAACAGCACTCAAAGCAATTAATTTCTATAAGACAACGATTTCGCTTTTTGTCCCAACGATGTATCAAGCCATGATAACGACAAACTATTTTCACAAAAGTAGTTTTCCCACTGTCAAGGTGTTTTTATCTGGCGGCGCACCGTGCCCTCTTCCGATATATGATGCGTTTTTTAAAAAGGGACTTTTTTTTAAAGAAGGTTATGGCTTAACAGAGGCTGGACCGAACAATTTTTATATCTCACGTGAAGAAGCCTATGTCAAAAAGGGGGCAGTGGGTAAAAGTATGCAATTTAATGAGGCGAAAATTATTAATCAAGCGGGTGAAAGCTGCGCTGCCCATGAAGTAGGCGAACTGTTCGTTAGAGGCAAGCATATGTTTCAATTTTATTGGAATAATCAGCAGGAAACGGACAATACGATACGAGATGGCTGGTTAAGGACTGGTGATTTAGCGACAATGGATGAAGAAGGGTATTTTTATATCGTCGGTCGTAGGAAAGACATGATTATTAGTGGCGGGGAGAACGTCTATCCGCAAGAAGTGGAGCAATGCATACTTCGTCATCAGCTCGTAAAAGAAGCGGCAGTCATCGGAGCACCAGATAACTACTGGGGGGAAATTGTCACGGCATTTATTGTTTGCCATAATCAGTCAGATACTGTAGTAGACGAAGTAGAAAACCTATGTCGAAGCCATTTAGGACACTATAAAATCCCGAAAAAAATTATTATGATTGATGAATTACCAAAAACGATTGTTGGGAAAATTGATAAAAAAGCGCTTCAATTGCAATTAAAAAGCTCTTGAAGATTGGTAAGGTGTGTGAAATCGCCACGAAAGACTCCGAAACCGCCAATAAGAAGGGGGAAATCGCCACAAAAATCACAAAAATCGCCCGAAAAGGCAGAAAGCGTATTCGGATTGGAGCCTTGTAAGATACCCATTTGATAGGTATTGTTCGCTAACTTTCGCTTTTTTTATCTACTTTTCTCACAATGCTTCCCATTAGTCCTACATCACAGTAAAATAGAGTAGGT
This DNA window, taken from Lysinibacillus sp. FSL M8-0337, encodes the following:
- a CDS encoding alpha/beta hydrolase, which produces MLQTVQLKNGETMAYRMRDGGNQTLLCIHGNMTSSKHWDVLLEALDPNYTIYAIDLRGFGGSSYHQPIRAIQDFSDDVKLFVDAIELKHFDMIGWSTGGAVCMQFVANYPGYCQRLILLASASTRGYPFYSDFGTGNPAAFKRAATYQEVLMDTSKTKTVQGFYDTKNSQGLKSIWDTIIYTHRQPDPEHYDAYVADMLTQRNLAEVYHALNTFNLSAVDNEVAKGTNEVQQLNIPILVLRGDRDLVITEQMNEETMCDLAKHAQFVSLKNCGHSPLIDDLQQLLFEIETFLQFGGKINALKQ
- the fabG gene encoding 3-oxoacyl-ACP reductase FabG, which encodes MRLSNKVAIITGAANGIGFAAAERFIEEGAVVYLADFDDNAGKMAANQLGEKAIFVQVNVADRESVKKLVTTVIEQAGRIDILVNNAGITRDAMLSKMTEDQFQQVLDVNLSGVFHCTQEVSVHMIAAGYGKIINTSSVSGVYGNVGQTNYAASKAAIVGMTKTWAKELGRKGINVNAVAPGFTETEMVKKMPETVLEKMRAIVPLQRLGTPRDIANAYLFLASEEASYVHGHTLHVDGAIMM
- a CDS encoding AMP-binding protein, coding for MFAEQAWILNRASLTPNRLALVNLETNEQWTYRQLTLEIAKWSHFFENQGLQAGSRVAVFSRNNSHLFAILFACGLRGLIYVPLNWRLSTEELNDIVADATPSLLLYDQGIPCPLQLATMHPIQQVLPSATIASSIELDLNEPWLMIYTGGTTGKAKGVVLSFNSVNWNAINTIISWGLCEDDCTLNYMPMFHTGGLNALSIPLLMAGGTVVIGDKFEAETALKAINFYKTTISLFVPTMYQAMITTNYFHKSSFPTVKVFLSGGAPCPLPIYDAFFKKGLFFKEGYGLTEAGPNNFYISREEAYVKKGAVGKSMQFNEAKIINQAGESCAAHEVGELFVRGKHMFQFYWNNQQETDNTIRDGWLRTGDLATMDEEGYFYIVGRRKDMIISGGENVYPQEVEQCILRHQLVKEAAVIGAPDNYWGEIVTAFIVCHNQSDTVVDEVENLCRSHLGHYKIPKKIIMIDELPKTIVGKIDKKALQLQLKSS